A window of Cyclopterus lumpus isolate fCycLum1 chromosome 14, fCycLum1.pri, whole genome shotgun sequence contains these coding sequences:
- the nop16 gene encoding nucleolar protein 16, which yields MPKAKKSGKRQKFDYNQDRKKLMKKFIKKCNPRIENKQVRNAWDDKKSMARNLQEMGLAFDPNRTLPIKKSSLLGKDQVTKGPAGIVTKPYVINQLQEEADRPEKDSKTLSSDLIEYAQYMVREHVDDFKAMAMDEKNYYQDTPKQIKRKISEYKRCHPENYSAFIASLAASLAVQ from the exons ATGCCGAAAGCCAAGAAGTCCGGGAAGAGACAGAAGTTCGACTACAACCAAGACCGGAAGAAGTTGATGAAGAAGTTCATAAAGAAATGCAACCCGAGGATAGAAAA TAAACAGGTTCGAAATGCGTGGGACGACAAGAAGTCCATGGCCAGGAACCTGCAGGAGATGGGCCTGGCCTTTGATCCAAACCGCACGCTGCCAATAAAGAAAAGTAGC CTCCTCGGAAAAGATCAAGTGACGAAAGGTCCCGCCGGCATCGTGACCAAGCCCTACGTAATCAACC agctgcaggaggaggccgACCGTCCAGAGAAGGACTCCAAGACGCTGTCCTCCGATCTGATCGAATACGCTCAGTACATGGTCCGAGAGCACGTCGACGACTTCAAG GCGATGGCCATGGACGAGAAGAACTACTACCAGGACACGCCCAAACAGATCAAGAGGAAGATAAGCGAGTACAAGCGGTGCCACCCGGAGAACTACAGCGCCTTCATCGCCTCGCTGGCGGCCTCGCTGGCGGTCCAGTAG